A region from the Acidobacteriota bacterium genome encodes:
- a CDS encoding UDP-N-acetylmuramate:L-alanyl-gamma-D-glutamyl-meso-diaminopimelate ligase: MSEREHVHLIGICGTAMASLAGLLKQRGFHVTGSDAAAYPPMSDLLRSMGIPLAEPYSEENLKRRPDLVIVGNAISRGNVELEHVLDHHIPLRSLPQVLYESFLRGRESIVVAGTHGKTTTTSMLSWIFQVAGKNPSFLIGGVAENFATSFALRQSKHFILEGDEYDTAFFDKGPKFLHYFPDSVIVSSVEFDHADIYRDLDAVKTSFKRLVNLIPRSGYLVAYDNSVNLDECVARAFCKVERYGQRETSAWRAVDLVFGSDETSWKIEREGKPWADLRMSLAGEYNVMNATAAAAMAARYDISADSVAEALASFKSVKRRLEVKAEVAGVTIIDDFAHHPTAIAETLKALRTRYKNRRLWAILEPRSNTLRRNIFFKELAASLANADEIVVASVFKAEAIPEGERLSSTELVKELNKRKHPARECKDADAIIESITPELREGDVVAILSNGGFGGIYEKLPARLSKTA, from the coding sequence TTGAGCGAACGCGAGCACGTACACCTCATCGGGATATGCGGCACAGCAATGGCGTCTCTTGCTGGCTTACTGAAGCAGCGCGGATTTCACGTGACTGGCTCCGATGCCGCTGCGTATCCGCCGATGTCCGACCTGCTCCGCAGCATGGGCATTCCCCTTGCGGAACCATACTCCGAGGAGAACCTGAAACGACGTCCCGATCTGGTAATAGTTGGCAATGCGATCTCACGCGGCAACGTTGAATTGGAGCATGTGCTGGACCATCATATTCCGCTTCGGTCTTTGCCGCAGGTCCTTTACGAAAGCTTTTTGCGGGGACGTGAGTCGATCGTTGTAGCCGGGACGCATGGAAAAACCACGACGACCTCCATGCTTTCGTGGATCTTCCAGGTCGCAGGAAAGAACCCATCGTTCCTGATCGGAGGCGTCGCAGAAAACTTCGCAACCAGTTTCGCCTTGCGGCAAAGCAAACACTTCATCCTTGAAGGCGACGAATACGATACCGCGTTCTTCGATAAAGGTCCGAAGTTCCTGCACTACTTTCCCGATTCCGTGATTGTCTCGTCTGTCGAATTTGATCACGCGGATATCTACAGAGATCTTGATGCAGTGAAGACATCCTTCAAGCGCCTGGTGAACCTTATTCCGCGAAGCGGATATCTCGTGGCATACGATAATTCCGTCAACCTCGATGAATGCGTAGCGCGCGCTTTCTGCAAAGTCGAACGTTATGGTCAACGTGAGACATCGGCCTGGCGAGCTGTTGATCTGGTGTTTGGAAGCGATGAAACATCGTGGAAGATTGAGCGAGAAGGAAAGCCGTGGGCCGATTTGCGAATGTCTCTTGCCGGTGAGTACAACGTGATGAACGCGACAGCCGCTGCTGCCATGGCCGCGCGCTACGACATTTCCGCCGATTCAGTTGCTGAAGCCCTTGCTTCGTTTAAGAGTGTGAAGCGGCGCCTCGAAGTGAAGGCGGAAGTTGCGGGCGTAACCATCATTGATGACTTCGCACACCATCCCACTGCGATTGCGGAGACTCTGAAGGCGCTGCGCACTCGCTACAAGAACCGCCGTCTGTGGGCGATTCTGGAGCCGCGCTCGAACACGCTGCGCCGGAATATCTTCTTTAAAGAACTGGCAGCGAGCCTTGCGAATGCGGATGAGATCGTTGTGGCCAGCGTCTTCAAGGCTGAAGCGATTCCCGAGGGGGAGCGCCTTTCGAGCACGGAATTAGTGAAGGAACTTAATAAGCGGAAGCATCCTGCGCGCGAGTGTAAGGATGCCGACGCGATTATCGAGTCCATTACTCCCGAATTGCGCGAAGGAGATGTTGTTGCCATCCTCTCGAATGGCGGCTTCGGCGGAATTTACGAGAAGCTGCCTGCGCGTTTGAGCAAGACGGCATGA
- a CDS encoding 1-acyl-sn-glycerol-3-phosphate acyltransferase yields the protein MISAFRTALALVFTILATILGALVAFPWTWISGSADVLYAIAMSIARTGLRIAGVRIQIEGMERINPSETYIFMCNHVSNLDPPILIPALPRRTSVLVKKELFQVPILGRAMRMGDLVAVDRRNREAAVNSMRAAEAVMSRGLNMTVFPEGTRSRDGRLLPFKKGPFYLAMDSGIPVVAVTILGSESLMPKGSSLIHPGTVRLVFHAQISPKQFTDNDDLISAVRSEIASALPPSLREPNLNSAS from the coding sequence ATGATTTCCGCGTTCAGAACTGCGTTGGCATTGGTCTTCACCATTTTGGCCACTATTTTAGGAGCACTCGTCGCGTTTCCCTGGACATGGATCAGCGGCAGCGCCGACGTTCTCTATGCGATCGCCATGTCAATTGCCCGAACCGGCCTTCGCATAGCTGGCGTTCGCATCCAGATCGAGGGAATGGAGCGAATAAATCCTTCGGAGACCTACATTTTTATGTGCAACCACGTCTCCAACCTCGATCCGCCGATATTAATTCCGGCTCTACCTCGACGCACTTCTGTGCTAGTCAAGAAGGAGCTCTTTCAGGTTCCTATTTTAGGACGTGCCATGCGCATGGGAGATCTGGTCGCCGTAGACAGGCGCAATCGTGAGGCAGCGGTAAATAGCATGCGCGCAGCCGAAGCGGTGATGTCCAGAGGACTGAACATGACGGTCTTTCCCGAAGGCACACGCTCCAGGGATGGTCGTCTGCTTCCTTTTAAGAAAGGGCCTTTTTACCTGGCGATGGACAGTGGTATTCCAGTTGTTGCGGTAACAATCTTAGGTTCGGAATCCCTGATGCCAAAGGGGAGTAGTCTGATCCATCCCGGAACCGTGCGCCTGGTGTTTCACGCGCAGATCTCCCCAAAGCAATTCACCGATAACGACGACCTCATTTCGGCGGTCCGCAGCGAGATCGCCTCAGCGCTACCGCCCAGTCTGCGCGAACCGAATCTTAATTCCGCGTCGTGA